Proteins from one Bufo gargarizans isolate SCDJY-AF-19 chromosome 8, ASM1485885v1, whole genome shotgun sequence genomic window:
- the ALKBH5 gene encoding RNA demethylase ALKBH5 → MSVSGYTDLREKLQSLSRETPPPSGMKKRKQPASDTEEEEEGALSDQEEEEARKVRSGIRQVRLFSPEECSLIESKIDDVVSRADKGLYREHTVDRAPLRNKYFFGEGYTYGAQLQKRGPGQERLYPKGEVDDIPEWVHELVIRRLVEQRVIPEGFVNSAVINDYQPGGCIVSHVDPIHIFERPIVSVSFFSDSALCFGCKFQFKPIRVSEPVLFLPVRRGSVTVLSGYAADEITHCIRPQDIKERRAVIILRKTRTEAPRLEVKTMSSSHHPERLSGSNRQHILKPKRSHRKADPDAAHRPRILEMDKEENRRSVLLPKPRRRSNFSSENYWRRPYDYVDNYTDMGEDEDSPARKVKMRRH, encoded by the exons ATGTCCGTAAGCGGTTATACCGACCTCCGGGAGAAGCTGCAGTCCTTGTCCCGGGAAACCCCGCCACCTTCCGGCATGAAGAAACGAAAGCAGCCGGCCTCAGacacggaggaggaggaggagggagcgctGTCCgaccaggaggaggaagaagccCGGAAGGTGCGCTCCGGGATCCGCCAGGTCCGCCTCTTCTCCCCGGAGGAGTGCTCCCTTATCGAGTCCAAGATAGACGACGTGGTGTCCCGGGCCGACAAGGGGCTGTACCGGGAGCACACGGTGGACCGCGCGCCGCTGCGCAACAAGTACTTCTTCGGGGAGGGCTACACGTACGGGGCGCAGCTGCAGAAGCGGGGCCCGGGCCAGGAGCGGCTCTACCCCAAGGGCGAGGTGGACGACATCCCGGAGTGGGTGCACGAGCTGGTGATCCGGCGCCTGGTGGAGCAGCGCGTCATCCCGGAGGGCTTCGTCAACAGCGCCGTCATCAACGACTACCAGCCCGGAGGCTGCATCGTCTCGCACGTGGACCCCATCCACATCTTCGAGCGGCCGATCGTCTCCGTCTCCTTCTTCAGCGACTCCGCGCTCTGCTTCGGCTGCAAGTTCCAGTTCAAGCCGATCCGGGTGTCCGAGCCCGTGCTCTTCCTGCCGGTCCGCCGGGGCAGCGTCACCGTGCTcag TGGATACGCCGCTGACGAGATCACGCACTGCATCCGGCCTCAGGACATCAAGGAGCGCCGCGCTGTCATCATACTAAGGAA AACAAGAACAGAAGCTCCGCGTCTGGAAGTCAAGACCATGAGCAGCAGTCATCACCCGGAGAGGTTATCTGGTAGTAACAGGCAACATATCCTGAAACCAAAGCGGTCCCACCGCAAGGCTGACCCTGATGCAGCTCACCG ACCTCGCATCCTCGAAATGGATAAAGAGGAGAACAGAAGGTCTGTGCTTTTACCAAAACCCAGGAGACGAAGCAACTTCAGCTCTGAGAACTATTGGCGGAGGCCTTATGATTATGTGGACAACTATACGGATATGGGAGAGGACGAGGACAGCCCGGCCCGCAAGGTGAAAATGAGGCGACACTGA